The window AAtttcctaattaaaataatataaaggtGGGTCAAACTTTTCCCAATTTCAAAATCTTAGCatctcttaaaaataaagaaaataaatttataaatacataaactatataaacatatatggaactataatttctataaaaaagaaatttaaaaaaggaaaataatctTGCCATGTTGTTGTTTATTTCTAGAGTTTGTCCTGTTACCGTACAAATATTTGCTTTCACCTTTcaagttggctagccccacaactcatatatatatatatatgtaaattaaaacctaatgcataatttttaatataacatcttaaaacataaaaattaaatttattactttgattaattatattttgtgattttaattctctattatatcacaatatatcatataaaaatccaatatttataactaattggacttatattatgaaagcattatactaataatatagaaataaactattttaaatataatttatgtgttatataaattgattatgatgtgtcattttttattttattatttattactaacaaatattaaaaatatttaatttgttgaTACGAAATATATTAAGAAATCTATTTTAGTTGGGATTTGTTTAAGGAAAAATCAATGATTTAAATTAGAAAGGGGCATTAAATgcttaaatctattatttaaattaagaaaagacAAGCAGCCTTAAATATAGGTTCAATACATATCTCAATGgcattctaatgtaaataaatGGTAAATTTAAGGGGTATTTCTATTTCgtacttctttttttaataatatagattatgaAATATTTGACCATTTaatcataaattttgtttaatatatatttcgttttaatatatgtgtattATTTACATCATATTAGATTTCATTTTCCGTAGTTGTAGCCAGTTAGCCGGTTCAAACTCTATGATTGACAAAGAGATATAATTTTCCAATGAAGTTTATTGATCCAATTGAGGCTCTTAGCATTTGATATATAGTTCAAAATATTATGTACACAACATTCATTTATCAAGTTCTCTGTGAAttacaattatttaatatatttgtcTCTTCTGTTTAATTATATTACACCTGTTTTCACCCATGAAGAGCTCTATGTTGGTCATTCCTGAGTTACTACCAAGGTAGGCATCAAAATTATacaagaaaatgatcaaaagatcggaaaagttaaaaacatagtCTACAAAGAAATATACAACGGTCTACCTCACTTACCAGGTAATCCATTATTATTTGCAACACAATATACAACATTATCCAAAAATACTAAACTCCTTTCTCTCCCTCCCCCAGTATCACAATCAGATGCTCACCCAGATCAGACTCCCCGGAATCACGAACAACTTTCTATATCATAAAACGCAAGCAACAAATAAGTCTGCCGACCAAAAAACTCCAAACTCAATAATGAAGCTGTACTAACAAAATTCTTTTTAACAATTGGTCCGCCCCCAATAGAAAGTGCCAGCTCTATAAGATCATTCACAGTACACTTCGCAGACATCGTCTACgtcttatcttatttttattattttccgtTATCTACCAAATACTATTCCCTTTGGACAATTACTAATTTCTACTACTAAACTATTTTGTTTTGAACTGTGTGAACTGACTAacgttttttttaatcttaaaattctccacacaaaaaaaaatactcaacacacaaagacaaataaaaatttatgacaatttaaaataaatcaatatgcGGCTaccaatcaaaaataaaatttataatttgaacatgttttccgcgcgtagcgcggacaccgACTCTAGTAATTtctaaaaggaaaagaaaaacctGAAACGGCTAATgatcatattatatgtttaGAGAAGGTGGAAGATTAATTAAATGGTGATAAAATAATGGAGATGGTGGTCACACCAAAAGAACACCATGATGATTCATCTCGAACATGCCCATATTTTGTTCACATGCAAAGATAACGACTTCATCTAGATACGACCCACAACTCACCAACCCACatttatacatttatttataaagtTTCGTTGGCTGTTTCTTGTGGAAAGAAACGCATTATAAAAAGATAACGCGGAAACATGATACGTAACATAGGAAAGCTAACTAGTAAAGGCTGTATATATGCATACGTAGTTTTATTAACTAAAATGGTCTTAGGAACGAGTATCTAAAAGATGTTACTATAAAGGAAACTATATAGAAAGTGTATGTGTTTTaataaatactagattttgacccgcgcaggcgcgcgggtgtatattttgaaaaatatgttgatatttgtttttcatgtaattattaggatttggaaaaatgaatccgaggaacataaccgataccgatccaaagatatagtaccaaacccaaacataaattgattaaatattctaattattcaaaattttgttatttagagaaccgaatctgatccgaaccgaagtatttgggtatccgaatttatctaaaaatagatttatatacttatatatattaattatttttagatttaacgtatataaaacatcaaaaatgatacttttaaattggtttaaatacttgaaaatatatatagatagtcaaaagtaaatatctgaaatagttaaagtatactcaaatcaccaaaaatacttaaaataattattgatttcgtatccaaaattttaaatcaagccaattgatatgttaagcttaagtattatgacatatgttattcaaatttatacgtaatatattattttatttatacattttgagaaatttaaaatatataatgatttaagactttaaaaataatttaaattagttatccaaacccaaaccaaacccgcaaagatccaaatcgaactcaaaccaaaatttagaaacattctaataaggctgaaatctttgaccccgaaaactcaaaatacaaaccgatcagaactaaacccgtatgggtatccaaaagcctatccctagtcattattatatatcgtattttatcatcatataattaatcgtattttatatgtaccatcatataagtaatcatataattaatagtattttatacataccatcatataaataattacatatattatatttttaaaacttaatatgaaatatgaaaaccataatttgagttggtatttcaaattgggctttgtattatatttttcttatatatattgacaatatttttttataatggttattgaaaaatagtttagtaaaaatccatttttgaatatatgtatatttttgaatcaatttttgatataaatcaaatttgaattattattttgatttgaaatatgtatataaagtttaaattttgttttatggttagtttagaaaaaaaaattttagggaattagattgacccattttggtatattataaaagtggcctagataactttcaattttttaaaaaaacataagcctattacttttttttcttaatactactatccttgttttcaaacaaaaatatttttttttaaaaagactgcaatccatgtttccaaacactccaaatttttaaaagtcctattcaagtctccaaacactccaattttgtacttgagttttaataagatagattgtGTAGTCAGTGTGTAGTTGCAATGAAGATAAACGACTTCTCTATCAATATCTTTAGAACACAGCATGATTTAGAGGAAATGAATAGATTTGGTCGCAAAAGATAGATATCATTGTAATGAAATCAAAATTTGACATATATATTCAATAATTCTTCATCATCCagaaaaacaaaaggaaaataatCCCAACTACCAACGgccacacacaaaaaaaaaagcatggtCGTTGAATGACGGCCGACGGCGGAACTCACGCCGTGATATGATTATATGAAACGATAATTCCggtaatatttttcaatttcagTTGACAAATAATCCAAATTAAAAATGAGGTGGCAATCTGGCCGTTGGCTCATGAGTTTCGTCAAACTAATCCAACGGCGACACCGCTGTCAAGCGACAGCGTTGAAATCCAGtcaaagtaattaaattaatacACTAGTAGAAAAAActattattaaaatacaaaaaaaaaaaaaaagtttgcgCGTTATGTAATTTAATCTTTCAGTCCTATAATTTTCAAAAGATCGCCACTGTTATCGAAACTCAGATCTCCAGAAGAAACCTCGCTCTCACTTACCTACTACTCATCCTCTCGAGGTACAAAGTTCATCTAGACTTCGCTCTTTGTTGCTCTGATCCTCGATTCGAACCTGTAATCGATTATTTCTTGCTATTTATAGTAACGTTTGAATTCATTTGGTTCCGTAACGCTTCCTAGATAGTTGAATTTCATTATCAGATTCAGATCTCTCGTTTGATCTGGTTAATGTAgattctataaaataaaaatgagctGCTTCGGGTGTTGCGAGGAAGATGATATGCACAAAGGTGCAGCTGATTACGGTGGCCACAATACAGCTAAACACTTTggaggtaattttttttttttgaataaagcAAGTTTTTGGTTTTACTTAATTGTTTGATTATTTGGTGTAGGGAATGATGGGAGGCACAATGCCTCTGAAGCTGCACAAAAGGGCGGCGCACCAGCTGTGAAGGTGCAGCCTATTGAAGTACCTACGATCCCTGTCAACGAACTCAAGGAAGCTACCGAGGATTTTGGATCGAGTTCTCTCATTGGTGAAGGCTCATACGGAAGAGTTTATTACGGGATGCTTGCTAACGAGCAGCCTGCAGCTATTAAAAAGCTTGATTCTAACAAACAGCCTGACAATGAGTTTCTTGCCCAGGTTTGCTTCCTTTCTATAAATAGAGTTACTAGTATTAATGTTTCCTATATTAGCTAAACTTGGGAATTATCACTGCTTGCTCAGGTTTCCATGGTGTCGAGGCTGAAGCATGATAACTTTGTTCAACTGCTTGGCTACTGTGTCGACGGGAACTCGAGGATACTTGCCTATGAGTTTGCCAAGAATGGATCTCTTCATGACATTCTTCATGgtatagttttaaatatatctatttttGTGGGCATTACTTTAACGTCTGACTTATGATTACACAGGGAGGAAAGGCGTGAAAGGAGCTCAGCCAGGTCCTGTCTTGTCGTGGTACCAACGAGTGAAAATTGCGGTTGGAGCTGCGAGAGGGCTTGAGTATTTGCATGAGAAGGCAAACCCTCACATCATTCACCGTGATATCAAATCAAGCAATGTCCTACTCTTTGAAGATGATGTTGCCAAGATTGCTGACTTTGATCTCTCTAATCAAGCTCCTGACATGGCGGCTCGCCTTCATTCGACACGTGTCCTTGGAACTTTCGGTTACCATGCCCCTGAGTAAGTTGACACATAGCTTCTTCTTGTGAATAAAAAAACGTAATAGTGTGAGCTCCTCTCAAGTCTCAAATGctcttgttattttttttatcttaacagATATGCGATGACCGGTCAGTTAAATGCCAAGAGTGATGTGTACAGCTTCGGGGTTGTCTTACTCGAGCTCCTTACAGGTCGAAAACCTGTTGATCATAGATTACCCAGAGGCCAGCAAAGTCTAGTCACATGGGTACTAATTCATCTCAGTCTTGCACATCTTTAGTCTGTCTTATTGAAATCCATATAAAATGTTACTTATGCATCAGGCAACACCTAAACTGAGTGAAGACAAGGTCAAACAGTGCGTTGATGCAAGACTTGGTGGTGATTACCCTCCAAAAGCTGTTGCCAAggtatttaaaacattatatgTCTTTGGACTTTTGAAAACGTAAACGCTCAAGTGATTCTCTCTGCTTATCTCATATGTGATGTTGGTTGATGAAACGCAGTTAGCGGCGGTTGCAGCGTTGTGCGTGCAGTATGAAGCAGATTTTAGGCCGAATATGAGTATTGTTGTGAAAGCTCTACAACCTTTGTTGAACGCTCGAGCCGCTGCTCCAGGGGATGGATTACATTAGCCAACACCGGAATATTTGATATCTCTGCCGTCTACCTGAATATTTGATTTCCACGTATACAGTAATCAAAACTTAATGTGCatagaaaatctatttttttgttacaaaattaAATCCGTCACCGTTATTTGGATTCTTGCTTTCCTACTAAACGGATATCTCTCCCATACGATTTCTGACTCTgcctaatattattattttcattgaATTTGTGGTAAAAAAAAGCCAGAATCATAGAGATACTTCTGGTTAGTTTTTTCTGTTATGAATTTTATGTGtatttaatatagtttaaaaaaattatgttatatttcaaatatatttgtaaGAAGAGTTTCACC is drawn from Brassica rapa cultivar Chiifu-401-42 chromosome A05, CAAS_Brap_v3.01, whole genome shotgun sequence and contains these coding sequences:
- the LOC103866406 gene encoding probable receptor-like protein kinase At2g47060, which produces MSCFGCCEEDDMHKGAADYGGHNTAKHFGGNDGRHNASEAAQKGGAPAVKVQPIEVPTIPVNELKEATEDFGSSSLIGEGSYGRVYYGMLANEQPAAIKKLDSNKQPDNEFLAQVSMVSRLKHDNFVQLLGYCVDGNSRILAYEFAKNGSLHDILHGRKGVKGAQPGPVLSWYQRVKIAVGAARGLEYLHEKANPHIIHRDIKSSNVLLFEDDVAKIADFDLSNQAPDMAARLHSTRVLGTFGYHAPEYAMTGQLNAKSDVYSFGVVLLELLTGRKPVDHRLPRGQQSLVTWATPKLSEDKVKQCVDARLGGDYPPKAVAKLAAVAALCVQYEADFRPNMSIVVKALQPLLNARAAAPGDGLH